The region CAACATTTCATAATCTTGAAACTTTAAACCTGAAACTCAATAAAATGTTACAGATTAAAAATTTACACGCGTCTGTTGAAGACAAAGACATATTAAAAGGAATTAACCTTGAAATTAAAGCAGGAGAAGTACACGCGATTATGGGTCCTAACGGAGCTGGAAAATCAACGTTATCTTCTATTATTGCTGGAAATGAAAATTATGAAGTAACCGAAGGAGAAATCATTTTGGACGGAGAAGATTTATCTGAATTAGCTCCTGAAGAAAGAGCGCATAAAGGTGTTTTCTTGTCGTTTCAATATCCAGTAGAAATTCCTGGTGTTTCGGTAACCAATTTCATTAAAACAGCCATCAACGAAAAGCGTAAAGCAAACGGTCAGGAAGAAATGCCTGCGAACGAAATGTTGAAATTAATTCGTGAAAAATCGGAATTATTAGAAATGGATCGTAAATTTTTATCGCGTTCGTTAAACGAAGGATTTTCGGGAGGAGAAAAGAAACGTAACGAGATTTTCCAAATGGCTATGTTAGAACCAAAAATTGCTATTTTGGACGAAACCGATTCAGGTTTAGACATCGATGCGTTGCGAATTGTAGCTAACGGTGTGAATAAATTGAAAAATGAAAATAACGCCGTATTAGTCATCACACACTACCAACGTTTGTTAGATTATATTGTTCCAGATTTTGTTCATGTTTTAATGGATGGAAAAATCGTTAAATCGGGTACAAAAGAATTAGCCCTTGAGTTAGAAGAAAAAGGATACGATTGGATTAAGGCAGAGTTAGTATAAAAAGTTGTTTGTTGTTGGTTGTCAGTTATTGGAAACCATCAACCCTCAACCATTAACCATCAACTATAATGGAATTAAAAGATAAATTAGTAGCTTCTTTCATGGCGTTTGAAGAAAAAATCAACGATAACGCTGAATTACACGAAGTAAGAAGTCAAGCCATAAAAAATTTTGAAACCAAAGGTTTCCCTTCTAAAAAAGAAGAGGCTTGGAAATACACGTCTTTAAACGCAATTTTAAAGCACGATTTTAGTGTGTTTCCTAAGCATGAAAATGCCATTGAATTTAAAGATGTTAAAAAGTATTTTCTTCATGATGTAGATACGTATAAAGTTGTATTTATTGATGGAAAATTCAGTTCGTTCTTGTCATCTACTACGCACGATGGATTAGACGTTTGTTTGCTGTCTTCTGCATTGACCAAACCAAAATATAAAATGGTAATTGATACCTATTTTAATCAAATTGCGAGTAAAGAAGAAACCTTAACTACTTTGAACACGGCTTTTGCTTTTGAAGGAGCGTACATCCATGTACCAAAAAGTAAAGTAGTGGAAAAACCAATTGAAATCATCTATTTCTCCACTGGAAATGAAGCAGCTTTAATGGTGCAACCAAGAAATTTAATCATTGTTGGTGAAAATGCACACGTGCAAATCGTAGAACGTCATCAAAGTTTAAATAGTAATCCGGTTTTAACCAATTCAGTAACCGAAATTTTTGCTCAAAAAAGAGCCATTGTTGATTATTACAAAGTTCAAAATGATGTGCTTACCGCTAATTTAGTAGATAACACCTATATTGCCCAAAAACAAGAAAGTAGAGTAGCCGTGCATACTTTCTCTTTTGGTGGAAACATCACTAGAAACAATTTGAATTTCTATCATCAAGGTGAACGCATCGATTCTACGTTAAAAGGCATTACCATAATTGGCGAAAATCAACATGTGGATCATTACACTTTAGTGCATCATGCACAGCCTAATTGTGAAAGTCATCAAAATTATAAATGTATTTTAGACGATAAAGCGACCGGTGTTTTCAACGGAAAAATTTTCGTAGAGAAAGAAGCACAAAAAACAGACGCTTTTCAGCAAAACAATAACATTTTAATAAGTGAAAAAGCAACGATTAATGCAAAACCCCAATTGGAAATTTTTGCAGATGATGTAAAATGTTCGCATGGTTGTACAATCGGACAATTAGATGAAAGCGCTATGTTCTACATGCAACAACGCGGTATTCCTAAAAAAGAAGCTAAAGCATTATTGATGTATGCTTTTACAAACGAAGTAACTTCTAGTATTCAAATCCCCGAATTAAAAGCTAAAATCGGTAGAATTATTGCTGATAAATTGGGAGTTAATATGGGATTTGATTTGTAAATAAATAGACCGCATATATTGCGGTTTTTTTTAAATAAGATTATGTTAGACATTCAAAAAATAAGAGCCGATTTTCCCATTCTTTCCCAAAAAGTGAATGGCAAGCCATTAGTGTATTTTGATAACGGAGCCACTTCACAAAAACCACAAGTGGTTATCGATGCGATTGAAAAATATTATTCAGAATACAACGCTAATATTCACCGAGGCGTACATACCTTGAGTCAATTAGCCACTGATGC is a window of Flavobacterium indicum GPTSA100-9 = DSM 17447 DNA encoding:
- the sufD gene encoding Fe-S cluster assembly protein SufD — protein: MELKDKLVASFMAFEEKINDNAELHEVRSQAIKNFETKGFPSKKEEAWKYTSLNAILKHDFSVFPKHENAIEFKDVKKYFLHDVDTYKVVFIDGKFSSFLSSTTHDGLDVCLLSSALTKPKYKMVIDTYFNQIASKEETLTTLNTAFAFEGAYIHVPKSKVVEKPIEIIYFSTGNEAALMVQPRNLIIVGENAHVQIVERHQSLNSNPVLTNSVTEIFAQKRAIVDYYKVQNDVLTANLVDNTYIAQKQESRVAVHTFSFGGNITRNNLNFYHQGERIDSTLKGITIIGENQHVDHYTLVHHAQPNCESHQNYKCILDDKATGVFNGKIFVEKEAQKTDAFQQNNNILISEKATINAKPQLEIFADDVKCSHGCTIGQLDESAMFYMQQRGIPKKEAKALLMYAFTNEVTSSIQIPELKAKIGRIIADKLGVNMGFDL
- the sufC gene encoding Fe-S cluster assembly ATPase SufC, with protein sequence MLQIKNLHASVEDKDILKGINLEIKAGEVHAIMGPNGAGKSTLSSIIAGNENYEVTEGEIILDGEDLSELAPEERAHKGVFLSFQYPVEIPGVSVTNFIKTAINEKRKANGQEEMPANEMLKLIREKSELLEMDRKFLSRSLNEGFSGGEKKRNEIFQMAMLEPKIAILDETDSGLDIDALRIVANGVNKLKNENNAVLVITHYQRLLDYIVPDFVHVLMDGKIVKSGTKELALELEEKGYDWIKAELV